The Longimicrobiales bacterium genome includes a window with the following:
- a CDS encoding ABC transporter substrate-binding protein: MTRYLRNARTLNASGRFLWLLVLLGACQVSGMSTAEPARDMGPADPVITDAPISSGDVDRAAQIFAQAREAFAVGRLDVAAELADQVIDEYPSSAVSGRALILRAQVARDGKDAATADASAERYISLLAADDSRIAAARLLQAEAFVDDASARVDRLMRIPHTVPRTELDRATRMAREAVGTLVEADVVSGLSRTSDDAPLRWVLEIRAGVLALEAGDDAAATAFAERALVLGAAGPDSVIAEGLRRGELPGDGGRQRVTTLEIATVLPTGGPPALANYAALVAEGVEVAAASVLGRRFDVRVTAKDDQADPALAGTLVREIERGSAVGIVGFLEDASLEAGGRARTRDLPLISPTARSASRAGDGAYSLEGPDPLAAASMAHYAADEGYLRVAIVHSDALESVAEADAFEATMQTLGIPVVGRYGYPLGVTNFEDQILGARDALRRAEIAALELGEEDTLHVELLEPVAVFVPIPTEDVELVAPQITHYALDTLAIAVLGTSAWTDPQVLADVDSRHTNGVVATAPEGRGTGSAGAGRFREAYEAHFQRSLVSSVPAVGYDAALLLLEGLRPGPSSRRQLRANMEQLRDIEGATGVFSVIDGIVVRRSEVVYIDNGTLIPIG; the protein is encoded by the coding sequence GTGACACGCTACCTCCGAAACGCCCGGACGCTTAATGCGTCCGGGCGTTTCCTGTGGCTCCTAGTACTACTCGGAGCCTGTCAGGTGTCAGGAATGTCCACTGCGGAACCGGCCCGGGACATGGGCCCCGCAGACCCAGTCATCACCGACGCCCCAATCTCGTCGGGTGACGTCGACCGAGCCGCGCAGATATTTGCACAGGCTCGTGAGGCGTTCGCCGTCGGTCGGCTCGATGTCGCAGCCGAGCTCGCGGACCAAGTCATTGATGAGTATCCGAGCAGTGCGGTGTCGGGGCGGGCGCTCATTCTGCGGGCACAGGTCGCCCGTGACGGAAAGGACGCTGCAACGGCCGATGCGTCCGCGGAGCGATACATCTCGCTACTCGCAGCAGACGACTCACGCATTGCTGCCGCACGACTACTCCAGGCCGAGGCCTTCGTGGACGATGCGTCGGCGCGGGTCGACCGCCTCATGCGGATCCCGCACACAGTGCCCAGGACCGAATTGGATCGCGCGACGCGAATGGCGCGTGAAGCGGTGGGGACTCTCGTTGAAGCGGACGTGGTCTCGGGCCTTTCTCGGACGTCCGACGACGCGCCACTCCGGTGGGTCCTGGAGATCCGAGCCGGTGTGTTGGCCCTAGAGGCCGGTGACGACGCAGCGGCCACCGCCTTTGCGGAGCGAGCGCTCGTGCTGGGTGCCGCTGGGCCGGATTCAGTGATTGCAGAAGGGCTCCGTCGAGGTGAACTGCCGGGGGACGGGGGCAGGCAACGCGTGACGACGCTCGAGATCGCCACCGTCCTCCCAACTGGAGGTCCGCCGGCCTTAGCCAACTACGCGGCTCTCGTGGCTGAAGGCGTCGAAGTCGCAGCGGCTTCTGTGCTGGGCCGCCGATTCGATGTCCGCGTGACAGCCAAGGACGACCAAGCTGATCCGGCTCTGGCCGGTACGCTCGTTCGTGAGATTGAGCGGGGATCTGCGGTCGGGATCGTTGGCTTTCTAGAAGATGCGTCGCTCGAAGCGGGAGGGCGCGCGCGAACACGCGATCTGCCGCTGATTTCACCGACTGCCCGTAGCGCCTCACGTGCTGGGGATGGTGCCTATTCGCTTGAAGGACCGGACCCGTTGGCGGCGGCCTCGATGGCGCACTACGCTGCGGATGAGGGATACCTACGCGTCGCGATCGTCCACTCCGACGCATTAGAGTCGGTGGCGGAAGCAGATGCCTTCGAAGCGACCATGCAAACGCTTGGGATCCCGGTCGTGGGGCGATACGGATACCCTCTTGGGGTCACGAACTTCGAGGACCAGATCCTCGGGGCCCGTGACGCGCTCCGCCGGGCCGAGATCGCTGCCCTGGAACTCGGGGAAGAAGACACCCTCCATGTGGAACTGCTCGAGCCCGTCGCGGTGTTCGTCCCGATTCCGACGGAAGACGTCGAATTAGTGGCACCACAGATCACTCATTACGCCTTGGACACGCTCGCCATCGCCGTCCTAGGCACTTCGGCGTGGACCGATCCTCAGGTGCTTGCTGATGTGGACTCGCGTCACACAAATGGCGTGGTAGCCACGGCACCGGAAGGTCGAGGCACTGGCTCTGCCGGCGCCGGGCGCTTCCGTGAGGCTTACGAGGCCCACTTTCAGCGAAGTCTGGTCTCGTCCGTACCAGCAGTTGGCTACGACGCGGCCTTGCTCCTCCTTGAGGGGCTTAGGCCCGGCCCCTCGTCCCGACGGCAACTCCGAGCGAACATGGAGCAACTCCGCGATATCGAAGGCGCCACAGGTGTCTTCTCCGTGATCGACGGAATAGTGGTGCGCCGCTCGGAAGTCGTTTATATCGACAACGGTACCCTCATCCCGATCGGATAG